TGGAAAAGAAAGCCCGCACTCAACAGCGCGGGCTATGGCGCGTCACCAAGCACCGGTCGTAACTCGTTGCTCGTCGTCGACACGCACCTGATCTTCCGCTGTTAACCCGCGAATTTCTATGCGCAGCACCCCCTGTTCGCAACGGGCGCTGAGATGCTCGGAACGCACGCCCGGCGGCAGATATAAACTGCGTGAAAAACGACCATCCGGACACTCCTGCCGCTGCAGACGCAGGTGTTCTGAGGCGGGCTGACGCTGCCCTTCGACAATCAGACAGTCGTCGTTGAGACGAATGCCAATCTGCTCTTGGGAAACCCCGGGCAGATCCATCAAGATCACCAGATGATCACCGTCAACACCGACATCCACCGCCGGTTCCCACATCCCAGTCGTGTTGACCGGGTCAATTATGCCGCGATCGACCTGATTAAGCGTCTCCTCCATCTTACCCTGTTGCTGTTGCAGGGTCGTCAACAGGCTGTTTTCGTTCATAGCACCATCCTCAACCGTTTTTATTTGCAGTTCCATAGGTATCAATTAAATAGCGCGCGATGCTGCGCCGCGATGGCAAACGCGGCAGCCGATCCATCGGGAACCACCCTCCGTCTTCCAGTTCGGAGAGCTGAATCTTCACCTCGCCACCGACATAGTCGGCGACAAAGCCGGCCATGATCTGGCTGGGAAAGGGCCACCCCTGACTGCCGACATAACGGATATTGTCCACCTCAACCCCGGTTTCCTCTCGCACCTCACGGCGCACGGCATCTTCCAGACATTCGCCGCTGTCAACAAACCCGGCTACCAGGCTGTAACGCCCTGGCACCCAATTGGCCTTACGCACCAGCAGTAACTCGTTATCACGACGAATCAGGACAATGACACAGGGGTGAATATGCGGAAAGTGATGCCGCTGACAAGCGCTGCACTGCCGTCCCCACCCATCACCATTCCAGTCGCAAGCACCGCCGCAGTTGGCGCAATAGGCACTGTTTTTCTGCCAGCGCATCAACTGCTGAGCCAAAACCCCCAGTGAGAGGAGTGCCAGAGGCAGATCCGGGTCATCGGCTTGCAGGTCGTAAGCCACCAAACCCGCCACCGGCTCCTGACCGGCGGGAAGGCGGACAACGCGACACGGTTTGCCGTGCCACTGGCCGATATAAAGAGGCGATGGCTCCAGATCAACAGGGAGCTGCTGCGGCAATTGCGTGTCGGCAGTCAATAATAACGTCGAGCCAACCAGCAAAACAAACACGCCTGCGCCACCCGGATCCTGAAGTGGTCCGTGAAGTTCAAAACCACCGGCCAGGCTGTTCCAGTTAAAAGGCAAATCCACTGGGGATAGAAAAGGTTGTGAAAACATGAGAGTCCTTCTTTATATCGGTTTTTTTTCTAACGGATCTGACGTTGATCCAGCGACGGTCCAGCCGGGCTGACTTTTTTCGCGGCGCAGCAAATCTCCAACAGCAACCGTACCGGGAATCGTCATCCACACCCGGGCATTGGGCTGGATCACCGCCACGGGCTCACCCTGCTCATCCTGACACGGTGGCACGGTAAACGTCACCTGGCGCATCTGTGGCCCGATCAACTCAATCGTGTCACCAATACTGAAACGG
This DNA window, taken from Desulfuromonas acetoxidans DSM 684, encodes the following:
- a CDS encoding Hsp20/alpha crystallin family protein, producing MNENSLLTTLQQQQGKMEETLNQVDRGIIDPVNTTGMWEPAVDVGVDGDHLVILMDLPGVSQEQIGIRLNDDCLIVEGQRQPASEHLRLQRQECPDGRFSRSLYLPPGVRSEHLSARCEQGVLRIEIRGLTAEDQVRVDDEQRVTTGAW
- the nudC gene encoding NAD(+) diphosphatase — encoded protein: MFSQPFLSPVDLPFNWNSLAGGFELHGPLQDPGGAGVFVLLVGSTLLLTADTQLPQQLPVDLEPSPLYIGQWHGKPCRVVRLPAGQEPVAGLVAYDLQADDPDLPLALLSLGVLAQQLMRWQKNSAYCANCGGACDWNGDGWGRQCSACQRHHFPHIHPCVIVLIRRDNELLLVRKANWVPGRYSLVAGFVDSGECLEDAVRREVREETGVEVDNIRYVGSQGWPFPSQIMAGFVADYVGGEVKIQLSELEDGGWFPMDRLPRLPSRRSIARYLIDTYGTANKNG